In the Spirochaeta lutea genome, one interval contains:
- a CDS encoding ROK family transcriptional regulator — protein MKRTGDNDFIKQLNYKLVLDAIRVHEPISRVELSRLTGLTRSTCTLICERMIRQGIIMETGKGDSTGGRPRILLQLNPQAGVVLGFKLMDDGFSCAAVDLRGAILSKQSRDIQRHSESALYLDRFSGFVQESIDAHSATYPGIPILGLGLGLGGRISASEGMVLESSILGWKNVAIGPFLEDRFKLPVFVENDVNTFAIGEKYFGAGKRFESFLCLSVGEGIGLGIVLNGNLLSGAHHGAGEIGHITVTAEPSAPVCACGRRGCLEAYAADRALVQGYTAQGGKQVSPEELTELARAQDVLALEVFKKAGSYLGIAMSTLINLFDPQAIIIGGERANAAPFFLPSLQEAVRQRTVYGLGEEVEIIPLQPGNDDWIRGVAALAIREIFAAGNSLEV, from the coding sequence ATGAAACGGACAGGGGATAACGATTTTATTAAGCAGCTCAACTATAAGCTGGTGCTGGATGCCATCCGGGTTCATGAACCGATTTCTCGGGTAGAGCTGTCCAGGCTTACGGGTTTGACCCGGTCAACCTGTACCTTGATTTGTGAGCGGATGATCCGTCAGGGAATCATCATGGAGACGGGTAAGGGTGATTCTACCGGGGGCCGCCCCCGGATCCTTCTTCAGCTGAATCCCCAGGCCGGGGTGGTTTTGGGGTTCAAGCTCATGGATGACGGGTTTTCCTGCGCGGCGGTGGATCTCCGGGGGGCGATCCTGAGCAAACAGAGCCGGGATATCCAAAGACATAGTGAATCCGCCCTCTATCTGGATCGGTTTAGCGGCTTTGTCCAGGAGAGTATTGATGCCCATAGCGCCACCTACCCGGGCATACCCATTCTCGGTCTCGGGCTTGGTCTCGGGGGGCGCATCTCAGCTTCCGAGGGGATGGTTTTGGAGAGCTCCATTCTCGGTTGGAAGAATGTTGCCATCGGGCCTTTTTTGGAGGACCGATTTAAGCTGCCGGTGTTTGTTGAGAACGATGTTAATACCTTCGCCATCGGGGAGAAGTACTTCGGGGCTGGGAAGCGGTTCGAGTCCTTTCTCTGTCTTTCCGTGGGAGAGGGGATCGGGCTTGGCATTGTATTGAACGGGAACCTGCTCAGCGGCGCCCACCATGGTGCAGGAGAAATCGGGCATATCACGGTAACCGCCGAGCCCTCGGCTCCGGTGTGCGCCTGCGGCCGAAGGGGCTGCTTGGAGGCCTATGCTGCGGACCGCGCCCTGGTTCAGGGGTACACGGCTCAGGGTGGGAAGCAAGTAAGCCCCGAGGAATTAACTGAGTTAGCCCGGGCACAGGATGTCCTGGCGCTGGAGGTTTTTAAGAAGGCCGGGAGCTATCTCGGGATTGCTATGTCCACCCTCATCAATCTCTTCGATCCCCAGGCAATCATCATCGGGGGGGAGCGGGCCAACGCCGCGCCCTTCTTCCTGCCGAGTCTCCAGGAGGCCGTCCGGCAGAGAACGGTCTACGGGTTGGGCGAGGAGGTTGAGATTATTCCCCTACAACCAGGAAACGACGATTGGATCCGCGGGGTTGCAGCCCTTGCGATCCGGGAGATCTTTGCTGCAGGAAATTCTTTGGAGGTATAA
- a CDS encoding GNAT family N-acetyltransferase: MEFGYLESGWKHKIRALFEGVFTDSEGAAEGRLIGELAGALADRIDNRGVLCFGAREGDAVVGAIFFTALEFEQSPDTGVYMLAPVAVSTSSQGRGIGTRLITFGLDDLTNRGADLAITYGDPAYYSRVGFRRIPEDTIQAPLELSMPEGWLGQSLKGERIPVLPGRPRCVEAFNNPAYW, encoded by the coding sequence ATGGAGTTTGGATACCTCGAATCGGGGTGGAAGCATAAAATCAGGGCATTGTTCGAGGGTGTTTTTACCGACTCCGAAGGTGCTGCCGAGGGGCGATTGATCGGTGAATTGGCAGGGGCACTGGCAGACCGGATTGATAACCGGGGGGTGCTCTGTTTCGGGGCCCGGGAGGGAGACGCTGTCGTGGGTGCTATTTTTTTTACTGCCTTAGAATTCGAGCAAAGCCCTGATACTGGCGTGTACATGCTTGCTCCGGTGGCCGTCAGCACCAGCAGCCAGGGGCGTGGTATTGGGACCAGGCTCATTACCTTCGGTCTGGATGATTTAACGAACCGCGGGGCGGACCTGGCCATTACCTACGGGGATCCGGCCTACTATTCCCGGGTGGGGTTTCGGCGGATACCGGAGGATACGATCCAGGCTCCCCTGGAGCTTTCCATGCCTGAGGGCTGGCTGGGTCAGTCACTGAAGGGCGAGAGGATACCGGTGCTGCCCGGGCGGCCCCGGTGCGTTGAGGCCTTCAACAATCCGGCCTACTGGTAG
- a CDS encoding GNAT family N-acetyltransferase, giving the protein MDYYTDYKEDAALRGSFDALAREVFGISFESWYQGGFWDGRYVCHSLVEGGTVVSNVSVTRMDLVLQGREVRAWQVGTVMTREGYRGRGLAARLMNRVLEQYRDRGDLWYLFPNESVMSFYPRYGFLPGRDVYYRLQVPRGAGGSIPPGLELTKIDVNDRAQRRKLVDGVNSRSPLSSRFDTRGCASIYMWHCLNGLRDCIYRISGTDTYIVFYEDDNTLGLFDIIADRRPPVQEILGALASRAGNRELRLHILPDELPDYSWPLSEHENEDMFFLPGAPETSFAHQLLAHT; this is encoded by the coding sequence ATGGACTACTACACAGATTACAAGGAAGATGCAGCCCTCCGGGGGAGCTTTGATGCCCTCGCCCGGGAGGTATTCGGGATCAGTTTTGAATCCTGGTATCAGGGGGGATTTTGGGACGGGCGGTACGTCTGTCATTCCCTGGTAGAGGGGGGGACGGTGGTGTCCAATGTTTCGGTGACCCGGATGGATCTGGTCCTCCAGGGCCGGGAGGTCCGGGCATGGCAGGTTGGGACTGTCATGACCCGGGAGGGGTACCGGGGCAGGGGACTGGCCGCTCGGCTCATGAACCGGGTGCTGGAGCAGTACCGGGACCGGGGAGATCTGTGGTACCTCTTTCCCAACGAATCGGTAATGTCCTTTTACCCTCGGTACGGATTTCTCCCGGGCCGGGATGTGTACTACCGGCTCCAGGTTCCCCGGGGTGCGGGAGGATCGATCCCACCCGGGCTGGAGCTCACGAAGATCGATGTGAATGACCGGGCGCAACGTCGGAAGCTGGTGGATGGGGTGAACAGCCGTTCGCCCCTGTCTTCCCGTTTTGATACCCGGGGCTGTGCGTCTATTTACATGTGGCATTGTCTGAACGGTCTTCGGGACTGTATTTACCGAATTTCCGGTACGGATACCTACATTGTCTTTTATGAGGACGACAATACCCTTGGTTTGTTTGATATAATCGCGGACCGGCGGCCTCCGGTGCAGGAGATTCTCGGCGCCCTGGCAAGCCGGGCCGGGAACCGGGAGCTTCGGCTGCATATTCTGCCCGATGAGCTTCCGGATTATTCCTGGCCCCTGTCCGAACATGAGAACGAGGATATGTTCTTCCTGCCCGGGGCGCCGGAGACGAGTTTCGCCCACCAGCTCTTGGCTCACACCTGA
- a CDS encoding DUF4180 domain-containing protein, protein MDIRIIKNHKAEISYCRFPEGQSIDTAGDFLDVLANCGTDTVAMEKHSLADTFFDLRSGLAGEILQKVSNYRKRLMIIGDFTGIESDSLKSFIYESNRGGTVLFVGDLETGIGLLR, encoded by the coding sequence ATGGATATTCGAATCATTAAAAACCATAAGGCAGAGATTTCTTACTGTCGATTTCCCGAAGGGCAGAGCATTGACACCGCTGGTGACTTTTTAGATGTTCTGGCGAATTGCGGGACGGATACAGTGGCCATGGAGAAGCACTCTTTGGCTGACACATTCTTTGACCTGCGGTCAGGGCTGGCAGGGGAGATTCTTCAAAAGGTTTCGAATTACCGGAAACGTTTGATGATTATCGGGGATTTTACCGGCATTGAAAGCGATAGCCTGAAGAGTTTTATCTACGAAAGCAACCGGGGAGGTACAGTACTCTTCGTCGGCGATCTGGAAACGGGGATAGGATTGCTCAGGTAA
- a CDS encoding DUF3795 domain-containing protein: MELSTNEERMIAPCGVNCTYCYSHLKKKKPCPGCRSEDVGKPGHCLVCKIKTCAQDVGVVVCSDCSRYPCTLIKRLDKSYRTRYNESLVLNMKVIHEKGLAYYLDFEKRRLRCPACGGVLSIHYKQCASCGTTVAVPGLE; this comes from the coding sequence ATGGAGTTGTCTACCAACGAAGAACGGATGATCGCGCCCTGCGGAGTAAACTGCACCTACTGTTATTCCCACCTGAAGAAGAAAAAACCCTGTCCGGGCTGTAGGTCGGAGGACGTCGGGAAACCCGGGCACTGTCTCGTCTGTAAGATAAAGACCTGTGCCCAGGATGTGGGCGTGGTTGTCTGCTCGGACTGCTCCCGGTATCCCTGTACCCTTATTAAACGCTTGGATAAGAGTTACCGGACCCGGTACAACGAAAGTCTTGTGCTGAACATGAAGGTGATCCACGAGAAGGGGCTGGCATATTACCTGGATTTTGAGAAGAGACGGCTGCGATGTCCTGCATGCGGCGGGGTACTATCGATCCACTATAAGCAATGTGCGTCCTGCGGAACCACCGTGGCGGTCCCGGGATTGGAGTGA
- a CDS encoding DUF5946 family protein encodes MGTVLDQWDDRFHRILGVEYGDPEYFRVHHLLVLTYMIQTHSYSPEAFPEAVGLLKGFLAGESPQNVRKTEKTSKLLDSSQRTWRARRADDERRGDVFPWSMTIMDVRIDSAREYCGDVVRWARDVRDVLVAAGF; translated from the coding sequence ATGGGGACGGTGTTAGACCAGTGGGATGATCGGTTTCATCGGATCCTCGGTGTGGAGTATGGGGATCCGGAGTATTTTCGTGTTCACCATCTTCTGGTGCTTACCTACATGATTCAGACACATTCTTACTCCCCCGAGGCCTTTCCCGAGGCAGTGGGGCTGTTGAAGGGGTTTCTGGCAGGCGAATCACCCCAGAATGTTAGAAAAACCGAGAAAACCAGCAAACTCTTGGATTCTTCCCAGCGGACCTGGAGGGCCCGGAGGGCTGACGATGAACGGCGGGGGGATGTGTTTCCCTGGAGCATGACCATTATGGATGTTAGGATTGACTCAGCCCGGGAGTATTGCGGCGATGTGGTTCGGTGGGCCAGGGATGTGCGGGATGTTCTGGTAGCTGCGGGGTTTTGA
- a CDS encoding DinB family protein, whose amino-acid sequence MDKATVLLLAQYNEQVNRQMNAQLAELEPVQWKQALGGYYPSIESLCNHIYIADFIWLKRFTGLRNFSYSQDPLFQGDLTLSDTAFTSRTEYLKKRPVLDSLISSFAGELSDRDLSSDLVYRNSRGQEFTKAFGGLVLHMFNHQTHHRGMISLYLDQLGIQNDFSNLFHLV is encoded by the coding sequence ATGGACAAGGCCACCGTTTTGCTTCTCGCCCAATACAATGAGCAGGTAAACCGGCAGATGAACGCCCAGTTAGCCGAGCTGGAACCCGTTCAGTGGAAGCAGGCCTTGGGAGGCTACTACCCCAGCATTGAATCACTATGCAACCACATATACATAGCCGATTTCATCTGGCTCAAACGGTTTACCGGGTTGCGGAACTTCTCATACAGTCAGGATCCGCTCTTTCAGGGTGATTTGACTCTCTCAGATACAGCCTTCACATCCCGGACCGAATACCTGAAAAAACGCCCCGTCCTGGATTCCCTTATTTCATCCTTCGCCGGAGAGCTAAGCGACCGGGATCTGTCCTCGGATCTGGTGTACCGCAACTCCCGGGGCCAGGAATTCACCAAGGCCTTTGGCGGGCTTGTGCTGCACATGTTCAATCACCAGACCCACCACCGGGGCATGATCTCCCTGTACCTGGACCAGTTGGGCATCCAAAACGACTTCAGTAATTTGTTTCATCTAGTGTAG
- a CDS encoding GrpB family protein, with product MERVIRPYTVEWIEMFTRIAEYLRKHCTAYLGIEHVGSTSIPGMAAKPIIDIDMVIVSRADFHVIKTELEAVGYHYVGDQGIPGREVFDRWGDGISLLDEIPHHLYVCTKDNLEYNRHIRFRDRLRADPGLVAEYNSIKNRILAAVGDDNRAGYVAMKETQYTEFFERVLRDL from the coding sequence ATGGAACGGGTAATACGCCCCTATACAGTGGAATGGATTGAGATGTTCACCCGAATTGCGGAATACCTTCGGAAGCATTGCACTGCGTACCTCGGGATCGAGCATGTCGGTAGTACCTCCATCCCCGGCATGGCGGCAAAACCTATTATTGACATTGATATGGTTATTGTTTCCCGGGCTGATTTTCACGTTATAAAAACAGAGCTCGAAGCGGTGGGATATCATTATGTCGGTGATCAAGGTATCCCCGGCAGGGAGGTATTTGACCGCTGGGGGGATGGTATTAGCCTCTTGGATGAGATCCCCCACCATCTCTATGTTTGTACAAAGGATAATCTGGAGTATAATCGGCATATACGGTTTCGCGACAGGTTACGGGCTGACCCGGGCCTGGTGGCGGAGTACAATTCCATTAAGAACCGGATATTAGCCGCCGTGGGAGATGACAATAGGGCTGGATACGTTGCTATGAAAGAAACTCAATACACTGAGTTTTTTGAGCGGGTTTTAAGGGATTTGTAG
- a CDS encoding VOC family protein, protein MSRAINCTRIGYVYLPTTDLQQSVAWYTANLGFELINSFEDRGSMLAVLHHPHKHAPALLLIETRDAQRFELSRNGRGFPVMAIACLDIEKAHRDLTAAGGEVEDLHVLGNGEAKYFYFRDDQGHLLEAAWSIWDTEDEFREGLG, encoded by the coding sequence ATGAGTCGTGCCATAAATTGTACCAGGATCGGGTACGTGTACCTGCCGACCACGGATCTACAGCAGTCGGTTGCATGGTATACTGCGAATCTTGGATTCGAGTTGATCAATTCCTTTGAGGACCGGGGGTCCATGTTGGCGGTGTTGCACCATCCCCACAAACATGCTCCGGCCCTGCTGCTCATCGAGACCAGGGATGCCCAGCGCTTTGAGTTGTCCCGGAACGGCCGGGGTTTTCCGGTTATGGCCATTGCCTGCCTGGATATCGAGAAGGCCCACCGGGACCTGACTGCGGCGGGCGGAGAGGTTGAGGATCTGCATGTTCTTGGTAACGGCGAGGCGAAGTATTTCTACTTCCGGGACGATCAGGGCCATTTGTTGGAGGCCGCCTGGTCCATCTGGGATACCGAGGATGAGTTCCGGGAGGGGCTGGGGTAG
- a CDS encoding carbohydrate ABC transporter permease, which produces MRLKGSPGQKAVIWLFLAPASISLFVFFLYPIGYSLVLSLFNYDPLKPREAIEFIGLGNFTAYLGGTDFVSQYKHVLYYLILYIPLVLTTSMIQALLLNREFPGKTAYKVLFYLPVISSWVAVALIWRWLLHGQYGLINNLLAFFGVEGPSWLNNPRWAMPGVVLAAVWKDTGYYALILLAALKGIDKGYYEAAVIDGAGYMQRFWRITLPLVTPTLFLLVVINVIAGFQVFESIYIMTEGGPAGATRVPVEQVYRNAFTYYKMGYASAVAWILGFVIMIATAIQFRVEKKWVNYES; this is translated from the coding sequence ATGCGATTAAAAGGCTCGCCGGGGCAGAAGGCGGTTATTTGGCTCTTTCTTGCACCAGCATCCATCAGTTTGTTTGTCTTTTTTCTGTATCCAATCGGATACTCCTTGGTGCTCAGTCTCTTTAACTATGATCCTCTCAAACCCCGGGAGGCCATCGAGTTTATTGGATTGGGGAATTTTACCGCGTACCTCGGGGGCACGGACTTCGTATCCCAGTACAAGCACGTACTGTATTACCTGATTCTCTATATTCCCCTGGTACTAACTACTTCCATGATTCAAGCCCTGCTGCTTAACCGGGAGTTTCCGGGGAAAACGGCGTACAAGGTGCTGTTTTACCTCCCGGTTATCTCGTCCTGGGTGGCGGTTGCCTTGATTTGGCGCTGGCTTCTCCACGGGCAGTACGGACTCATTAACAACCTGTTGGCATTCTTTGGGGTGGAGGGACCGAGCTGGCTCAATAATCCTCGGTGGGCTATGCCCGGGGTGGTGCTGGCAGCGGTTTGGAAGGATACGGGGTACTACGCCCTCATCCTCCTCGCGGCCCTGAAGGGGATTGATAAGGGGTATTACGAGGCGGCGGTGATTGACGGTGCCGGATACATGCAGCGCTTTTGGCGGATAACCTTGCCCCTGGTTACCCCGACCCTCTTTCTGCTGGTGGTTATCAATGTGATTGCGGGGTTTCAGGTATTCGAATCCATTTACATCATGACCGAGGGAGGTCCTGCGGGTGCAACCCGGGTTCCCGTGGAGCAGGTCTACCGGAATGCCTTCACCTACTACAAAATGGGGTATGCCTCGGCGGTGGCGTGGATTCTCGGGTTTGTCATAATGATTGCTACGGCGATCCAGTTCCGGGTTGAAAAAAAGTGGGTGAACTATGAGTCTTAA
- a CDS encoding helix-turn-helix transcriptional regulator, with amino-acid sequence MNDRQIVAGMIAWIEKNLTAEVDARALAEHSGYSLNRLRQKFFNVTGDTPSGYLRKRKLTEASKEILAGRRIADVSLKYGYSSQDNFTTAFRSYFGIPPGELYQIDSKYKRFISRLREEFSIMEIIRLQQPPFCSTMMGCVKGTADYFDLDLSPPMLFGLSGHAFLINIHHELCPSSPYVWNHEPFLKLLHNLGINHTGDRSFDKSTPMDERRKTEAELKAHLEGGNLVMLTFLEHQLVNGFDEEGFSFLKPWEDECEVQLQRLTFGTWEEALEKEGWVMFDLLERGELKTNVLSNTREALSYALDLFRNPEAHQCEGYRVGFGAYENWITHTKKAGGDSHGNWWNGMVWKECRDMASAFFLELEELLDIPGGKELCRSLGENYRSQAARFDRIKERALDDGERIRLLEENRSAEEEAVSAMETLLGYC; translated from the coding sequence ATGAACGACAGACAGATTGTCGCCGGGATGATTGCCTGGATCGAGAAGAACCTGACCGCCGAGGTGGATGCCAGGGCCCTGGCCGAACACAGCGGCTACTCCTTAAACCGCCTGCGGCAGAAGTTCTTCAATGTGACGGGGGACACCCCCAGCGGCTATCTGCGGAAACGGAAACTGACCGAGGCGTCCAAGGAGATTCTGGCCGGCCGCCGGATTGCCGATGTCAGCCTGAAGTACGGCTACAGCTCCCAGGATAATTTCACCACCGCTTTCAGGAGCTACTTCGGGATTCCCCCGGGAGAACTGTATCAGATCGACTCCAAATACAAACGGTTTATCAGCCGATTACGGGAGGAATTCAGTATTATGGAAATCATTCGATTACAACAACCGCCGTTCTGTTCTACCATGATGGGGTGCGTAAAGGGCACCGCGGACTACTTCGACCTGGATCTATCACCACCTATGCTCTTCGGGCTCTCCGGGCACGCCTTTCTGATTAACATCCACCATGAACTATGCCCCAGCAGTCCCTACGTGTGGAACCACGAACCATTTCTCAAGCTCCTTCACAACCTGGGGATCAACCATACCGGGGACCGGAGTTTCGACAAATCCACCCCCATGGATGAACGTAGGAAAACCGAGGCCGAACTAAAGGCCCATCTGGAGGGCGGCAACCTGGTGATGCTTACCTTCCTGGAGCATCAGCTGGTGAACGGCTTCGACGAGGAGGGATTCAGCTTCCTGAAACCCTGGGAGGACGAGTGCGAGGTTCAACTCCAGCGCCTGACCTTCGGGACCTGGGAGGAAGCCCTGGAAAAAGAAGGCTGGGTCATGTTCGATCTGTTGGAACGGGGTGAACTCAAGACCAACGTGTTGTCTAACACCCGGGAGGCCCTCAGTTACGCCCTTGACCTCTTCCGGAACCCCGAGGCCCACCAATGCGAAGGCTACCGGGTAGGATTCGGGGCTTACGAAAACTGGATTACCCACACCAAAAAGGCCGGGGGCGATAGCCACGGGAACTGGTGGAACGGAATGGTCTGGAAAGAATGCCGAGACATGGCTTCAGCCTTCTTCCTCGAACTGGAAGAGCTCCTGGACATCCCCGGGGGCAAAGAACTGTGCCGCAGCCTCGGGGAAAACTACCGGAGCCAGGCAGCACGCTTCGACCGGATCAAGGAACGCGCCCTGGACGATGGAGAACGGATCCGCCTCCTGGAGGAGAACCGCAGCGCCGAGGAAGAGGCCGTTTCGGCCATGGAAACACTCCTAGGATACTGCTAA
- a CDS encoding tetratricopeptide repeat protein, translating into MKTRVLVVFLSLGLLWGTGVLGAQLVETVPGPDAKLILGPQGSPTSQEEARVLYNEGSRLLHEGDYDGAVEQLLLAVQMDPGFTDAMDHLGIAYRRMGNLEAAEEWYGRSLEVLPSNTVAYLNLSLIYRAQGRLGDAHANYQKVIELEPDNPEGYYGMGEIFQQVEEYETSAYFLQTAIQKYLDADSEHVYDAVFLQGFNFYKLQRWEDAVRFLELAQAVHGDNPTLLQALEESRERLGAGEPSEVE; encoded by the coding sequence ATGAAAACGAGGGTTTTGGTTGTATTCTTGAGTCTTGGTCTCTTATGGGGTACCGGGGTGCTCGGTGCGCAGCTGGTCGAGACGGTGCCGGGGCCGGATGCCAAGCTCATTTTGGGGCCCCAGGGCAGTCCGACCTCTCAGGAGGAGGCCAGGGTTCTCTATAATGAGGGTTCCCGGCTCTTACATGAGGGTGATTATGACGGGGCGGTGGAACAGCTGCTTCTGGCGGTGCAGATGGATCCGGGGTTTACCGATGCCATGGATCATCTGGGTATTGCCTACCGTCGAATGGGTAATCTTGAGGCTGCGGAGGAGTGGTACGGGCGGTCCTTGGAGGTTCTGCCCAGCAATACCGTTGCCTATTTGAACCTCTCTCTTATCTATCGGGCCCAGGGCAGGTTGGGGGATGCTCATGCGAATTACCAGAAGGTTATAGAGCTGGAGCCGGATAATCCCGAGGGCTATTACGGTATGGGGGAGATTTTCCAGCAGGTGGAGGAGTATGAGACCTCGGCCTACTTTTTGCAGACGGCTATCCAGAAGTACCTGGATGCCGATTCTGAGCATGTGTACGATGCGGTGTTTTTGCAGGGATTCAACTTCTACAAGCTCCAGCGCTGGGAGGATGCGGTTCGGTTCCTGGAACTGGCTCAGGCAGTGCACGGTGATAATCCGACCCTCCTTCAGGCCTTGGAGGAATCCCGGGAGCGCCTAGGAGCCGGAGAACCATCCGAGGTCGAGTAG
- a CDS encoding DUF1801 domain-containing protein — MKKQRTPKSTRKPPETLAERGAIDDWINRVMPDLHPLVKRIDELIRRAVPELQYAIKWGKVYYGVPERGWIIELVAYDVSVNIVFLAGAEFPGSQPPLGTGERSRYIKLRTLEEVNQPQVFTWIQQAGETRGWM, encoded by the coding sequence ATGAAGAAGCAGCGCACCCCAAAATCCACCAGGAAGCCGCCGGAAACGCTGGCGGAGCGCGGGGCAATCGACGACTGGATTAACCGGGTTATGCCCGATCTGCATCCCCTGGTTAAACGGATAGATGAGCTGATCCGTAGGGCTGTTCCCGAACTGCAGTATGCGATTAAGTGGGGAAAGGTCTATTACGGGGTTCCTGAGCGGGGATGGATTATCGAGCTGGTAGCCTACGATGTATCGGTTAATATTGTCTTTTTGGCCGGGGCTGAGTTCCCAGGGTCCCAGCCTCCCCTGGGAACCGGGGAACGGTCCAGGTATATAAAGCTCAGGACCCTGGAGGAGGTGAATCAGCCCCAGGTTTTCACCTGGATTCAGCAGGCCGGTGAGACCAGGGGGTGGATGTGA
- a CDS encoding arsinothricin resistance N-acetyltransferase ArsN1 family B — protein sequence MIRPANAEDARQICGIYNYYVENTRVTFEEQPVSLEDMEQRIAETSRSLPWLVYQEGQQVAGYAYASPWKGRCAYRYSVESTVYLHREAVGRGIGSRLYRDLIHRIWAAGFHTIIGGIALPNVPSQRLHEGLGFTPVGVFTEVGFKHNSWIDVGYWQLTRPE from the coding sequence ATGATTCGACCTGCCAACGCCGAAGATGCCCGGCAGATCTGCGGCATCTATAACTATTACGTAGAGAATACTAGGGTGACCTTCGAGGAGCAGCCGGTTTCTCTTGAGGATATGGAACAGCGGATTGCAGAGACCAGCAGGTCTTTGCCCTGGCTGGTGTATCAGGAGGGCCAGCAGGTTGCCGGGTATGCGTATGCAAGCCCCTGGAAGGGCCGGTGCGCCTACCGGTATTCGGTGGAATCCACCGTATATCTGCACCGGGAGGCGGTAGGGCGAGGCATCGGATCCCGGCTTTACCGAGACCTTATCCATCGCATATGGGCAGCGGGGTTTCATACGATAATCGGTGGCATCGCCCTGCCGAATGTTCCCAGTCAGCGTCTGCACGAGGGCCTGGGTTTTACCCCGGTAGGAGTGTTCACCGAGGTCGGTTTTAAGCATAACAGTTGGATCGATGTGGGGTATTGGCAGCTTACCCGCCCCGAATAA
- a CDS encoding carbohydrate ABC transporter permease — protein MSLNTNLTLQQRTYRKIGLYLLMSVIGILALLPFLWMVSTSLKSREAIYTIPIRWIPQEPSLDAYKALFTLANLDFFRGLFNSFYVSALLTFIPLITSAMAAFVFAKIEFKGRQLLFQLFIATMMIPGAITMIPNFITLRSVGLLNTYSALVLPAMSNAFAIFFMRQTMIGIHDSYIEAAIMDGASLPRIFIHVILPLSTPVLFTMGLFNFMGAWNGFLWPLIVLSDRSKWTLQLGLANLGSQFYNYQHYLMAGALVSIVPIIVVYLISQRYVEKGLASGGIKG, from the coding sequence ATGAGTCTTAATACGAATCTAACCCTACAGCAGCGAACCTACCGGAAGATCGGGCTGTACCTCCTGATGTCGGTTATCGGGATACTGGCCTTGCTGCCCTTTTTATGGATGGTCAGTACCAGTCTTAAGTCCAGAGAGGCAATCTACACCATCCCGATTCGTTGGATTCCCCAGGAACCGAGTCTGGACGCCTACAAGGCCCTGTTTACCCTGGCAAATCTGGATTTTTTCCGCGGGTTGTTTAACAGCTTCTACGTTTCGGCCCTGCTGACCTTCATCCCCCTGATTACATCAGCCATGGCGGCCTTTGTCTTCGCAAAAATAGAGTTTAAGGGACGGCAACTGCTCTTCCAGCTCTTTATCGCCACCATGATGATCCCCGGGGCTATAACAATGATCCCCAACTTTATTACCCTGCGGTCGGTAGGATTGCTGAACACCTATTCCGCTCTAGTATTGCCGGCCATGAGTAATGCCTTCGCCATCTTCTTTATGAGGCAGACCATGATCGGCATCCATGATTCCTACATAGAGGCGGCGATTATGGACGGCGCTTCCCTGCCGCGGATTTTCATCCATGTGATTTTACCCCTTTCCACACCGGTGCTCTTTACTATGGGGCTCTTCAACTTTATGGGGGCGTGGAATGGGTTTCTCTGGCCCCTGATTGTCCTTTCGGACAGGAGCAAGTGGACCTTGCAGCTGGGCTTGGCGAATCTGGGCTCCCAATTCTACAACTACCAGCATTACCTCATGGCCGGAGCGCTGGTTTCCATTGTTCCCATTATCGTGGTGTACCTGATCAGCCAACGCTATGTCGAAAAGGGACTGGCCTCGGGGGGAATCAAGGGCTAA